The following are from one region of the Phormidium sp. PBR-2020 genome:
- a CDS encoding VWA domain-containing protein, giving the protein MRLEDAVEFAENPEPRCPCILLLDTSGSMSGLPIEALNEGLETFRDELNQDDLARKRVEVAVVSFDSKVKVVLDFVTADRFEAPVLTAQGLTSMGTGLQKALELLDERKRQYRDNGITYYRPWIFTITDGEPQGEPKRAIEEAIARLRDDEANKRVACFAVGVENANMERLGEIFPRTPLKLKGLDFRELFVWLSASMQRVSNSQPDDQVPLPPPGWGEV; this is encoded by the coding sequence ATTCGTCTCGAAGATGCCGTTGAGTTTGCCGAAAACCCAGAACCCCGTTGTCCCTGTATTTTGCTACTCGATACCTCAGGCTCAATGTCAGGACTACCCATTGAGGCCCTCAACGAAGGCCTAGAAACCTTCCGAGACGAACTCAACCAGGATGATTTAGCCCGTAAACGGGTTGAGGTGGCCGTGGTATCCTTTGACTCCAAGGTAAAAGTGGTGTTAGACTTCGTCACCGCCGATCGCTTCGAGGCCCCTGTCTTAACCGCCCAAGGCCTAACCAGCATGGGAACCGGATTACAAAAAGCCCTAGAACTCCTCGACGAGCGCAAACGCCAATATCGAGATAATGGCATCACCTACTATCGCCCCTGGATTTTCACCATCACCGACGGCGAACCCCAAGGGGAACCCAAACGGGCCATCGAAGAGGCGATCGCCCGTCTACGGGATGACGAAGCCAACAAACGCGTCGCCTGTTTCGCTGTCGGCGTCGAAAATGCCAACATGGAACGTCTCGGGGAAATCTTCCCCCGCACCCCCCTCAAACTCAAAGGGTTAGACTTCCGCGAGTTATTTGTCTGGCTATCGGCCAGTATGCAGCGCGTCTCCAACTCCCAACCCGATGATCAAGTTCCTCTCCCCCCACCGGGATGGGGTGAGGTGTAG